A single region of the Halorussus sp. MSC15.2 genome encodes:
- a CDS encoding arylsulfotransferase family protein — translation MVRPTLPTIGRPSRTTAVRSVFAVLLLLSVLLLAGNYVTTALGTSDRNAASLAGNGVTVLTEQTGPLEVYGPNETELNEYERYARYWDVDESPVGSRTLLYTATKWVPKTECDWKRCRRNVVGRLNLTTGEHTELFSRIYSDRGSNEWHDADRVNGTHVAVAGIRKDRVFFADVESDRITWQWHASERYPRDIGRGQYDWTHLNDVEVLDDGRVMASVRNMDEVVFIRPGRGVIDDWTLGSNDNYDVLYEQHNMDYIPRDRGGPAVIVSDSHNNRIVEFQRVNDQWRQSWVWKDAKMQWTRDGDRMPNGHTLITDTNGDRVFEVNERGEVVWLVETTKAYEAERLGTGDESRGGQSAAALGLPSHTTAGGPSGSKYSRFTLEVWQLFSDNAPPYILNSILFVLPPWIDPVQFLPLGVAGTTLVSWSGIELYWRVDWRRLLPV, via the coding sequence ATGGTCCGACCGACACTTCCGACTATCGGGCGGCCGTCGAGGACCACCGCGGTTCGCTCCGTGTTCGCGGTTCTGCTTCTGCTCTCCGTTCTCCTGCTCGCCGGGAACTACGTGACCACCGCGCTGGGAACGTCGGACCGAAACGCGGCGTCGCTGGCCGGTAACGGGGTGACCGTACTCACCGAACAGACCGGTCCGCTGGAGGTGTACGGACCGAACGAGACCGAACTGAACGAGTACGAACGCTACGCGCGCTACTGGGACGTAGACGAGAGTCCGGTCGGGAGTCGAACCCTGCTCTACACCGCGACTAAGTGGGTCCCGAAGACCGAGTGCGACTGGAAGCGCTGCCGACGTAACGTCGTCGGGCGACTGAATCTCACGACCGGCGAACACACCGAACTGTTCTCGCGCATCTACTCGGACCGGGGGAGCAACGAGTGGCACGACGCCGACCGCGTCAACGGGACCCACGTGGCCGTGGCCGGAATCCGCAAGGACCGCGTGTTCTTCGCCGACGTCGAGAGCGACCGAATCACGTGGCAGTGGCACGCCTCCGAGCGGTATCCCCGCGACATCGGTAGAGGCCAGTACGACTGGACGCACCTCAACGACGTCGAGGTGCTGGACGACGGCCGCGTCATGGCCAGCGTCCGGAACATGGACGAGGTGGTGTTCATCCGCCCGGGGCGCGGCGTCATCGACGACTGGACGCTGGGTTCGAACGACAACTACGACGTGCTGTACGAACAGCACAACATGGACTACATCCCCCGCGACCGGGGTGGTCCGGCGGTTATCGTCTCCGACAGTCACAACAATCGCATCGTGGAGTTCCAGCGAGTGAACGACCAGTGGCGTCAGTCGTGGGTCTGGAAGGACGCCAAGATGCAGTGGACGCGCGACGGCGACCGCATGCCCAACGGTCACACCCTCATCACGGACACGAACGGCGACCGGGTGTTCGAGGTGAACGAACGCGGGGAGGTCGTCTGGCTCGTCGAGACCACCAAGGCGTACGAGGCCGAGCGACTGGGAACCGGCGACGAGAGTCGGGGCGGGCAGAGCGCCGCGGCGCTCGGACTGCCGTCACACACTACCGCAGGCGGTCCGTCGGGGTCGAAGTACTCGCGGTTCACGCTCGAAGTCTGGCAGTTGTTCAGCGACAACGCGCCGCCCTACATACTCAACAGCATCCTGTTCGTCCTCCCGCCGTGGATAGACCCCGTCCAGTTCCTCCCGCTCGGTGTCGCCGGAACGACGCTCGTCAGTTGGTCCGGTATCGAGTTGTACTGGCGGGTGGACTGGCGGCGACTCCTCCCCGTCTAA
- a CDS encoding glycoside hydrolase gives MTQRYTRRRFLGASVSAGLVGGAGCTGPTGSRPRRNSSAHDEESGHGSSSTDAATETTTQIAADPIDVRGALYVPSRAWNTFQMWDDYDEQVVERDLGYAERVNLNAIRTWVSYEKWLESPDELERSIDHFLTVADDRGMEVLFGLFESVGREPTERNLHDTDPRTAPPVQSPSSEVVQYSSLWNDPREYVRWFMDRWRDDDRLFAVEVMNEPGWLPTMKRFASAMFETMAENRGSVPLTVGSTSLSNNAEYVDWGVDILQFHYNFPNSTDVFHDLLPNAVELGEDLDMPVYLTEWQRVADYGWGSSGKVEQWQPDYASIAPTIHQYGVGNFFWSLMVKPAYVRYMRKRGIINGLFHEDGAVWNRADAKAIKAMSGDADVSGFEQRREWPEWASELKPKRNASD, from the coding sequence ATGACCCAGCGGTACACTCGTCGGCGGTTTCTGGGAGCTAGCGTCTCGGCCGGACTCGTCGGGGGAGCGGGGTGCACCGGTCCGACCGGGAGTCGGCCGCGACGGAACAGTTCCGCCCACGACGAGGAGAGCGGCCACGGGTCCTCGTCTACCGACGCGGCGACGGAGACGACGACTCAGATTGCCGCCGACCCCATCGACGTTCGGGGTGCGCTCTACGTCCCCTCGCGGGCGTGGAATACCTTCCAGATGTGGGACGACTACGACGAACAGGTCGTCGAGCGCGACCTCGGATACGCCGAGCGCGTGAACCTCAACGCCATCCGGACGTGGGTGAGTTACGAAAAGTGGCTCGAAAGCCCCGACGAGTTGGAGCGGTCCATCGACCACTTCCTGACGGTGGCCGACGACCGAGGGATGGAAGTACTGTTCGGCCTGTTCGAGAGCGTCGGCAGGGAACCGACCGAACGCAACCTCCACGATACCGACCCGCGGACCGCGCCGCCGGTCCAGTCGCCGTCGAGCGAGGTCGTCCAGTACAGCAGTCTGTGGAACGACCCGCGGGAGTACGTACGGTGGTTCATGGACCGGTGGCGAGACGACGACCGCCTGTTCGCCGTCGAAGTGATGAACGAACCGGGGTGGCTCCCGACCATGAAGCGGTTCGCGAGCGCCATGTTCGAGACCATGGCGGAGAACCGCGGGTCGGTCCCGCTGACCGTGGGTTCGACCAGCCTCTCCAACAACGCGGAGTACGTCGATTGGGGCGTCGATATCCTCCAGTTCCACTACAACTTCCCGAACAGCACCGACGTGTTTCACGACCTGCTCCCGAACGCAGTCGAACTCGGCGAGGACCTCGACATGCCGGTCTACCTGACCGAGTGGCAGCGCGTCGCCGACTACGGATGGGGTAGCAGCGGCAAGGTCGAGCAGTGGCAACCCGACTACGCCTCCATCGCGCCGACGATTCACCAGTACGGCGTCGGCAACTTCTTCTGGTCGCTGATGGTGAAACCGGCCTACGTCCGGTACATGCGCAAGCGCGGCATCATCAACGGACTGTTCCACGAGGACGGGGCGGTCTGGAACCGCGCGGACGCGAAGGCCATCAAGGCAATGTCGGGCGACGCGGACGTGAGCGGATTCGAACAGCGCCGCGAATGGCCGGAGTGGGCCTCGGAACTGAAACCGAAGCGGAACGCCAGCGATTAG
- a CDS encoding DUF6498-containing protein has translation MNRNDAIDFGLVGLANLLPLVGFFLFDWELLVIGLLYWCDAVALMLVYSGYAMFAQPESRVEEREYTVLPGTVANGYWSQTPRTLSRFLPPIYTRNLRVILPTLIFVVFVILFTAGADWMAGTLESNIGSPGNPVEFLSMFSVFASPLVLGVGAVILGVHVVTLYRRYVRRGKHEELSAYMTLEPPVRFILVYLAFVPPFFLYALLVGALLNGVLPHWGVYLLWAGSFLALKLFLEWGRFRAERLPDPDSYAAWFSPSTPSETVTLSGRAALTYVVTFGILLSSFLFVVFQSSG, from the coding sequence ATGAACAGAAACGATGCTATCGACTTCGGACTGGTGGGACTCGCCAATCTCCTGCCGCTTGTCGGGTTCTTTCTGTTCGACTGGGAGTTACTCGTCATCGGACTACTCTATTGGTGCGACGCAGTGGCGTTGATGCTCGTCTACAGCGGCTACGCGATGTTCGCACAACCCGAGAGCCGCGTCGAAGAACGGGAGTACACGGTGCTCCCCGGGACAGTTGCAAACGGATACTGGAGTCAGACGCCACGGACTCTCAGCCGGTTCCTCCCCCCGATATACACTCGGAACCTGCGGGTCATCCTTCCGACGCTGATTTTCGTGGTGTTCGTGATACTGTTCACCGCCGGTGCGGACTGGATGGCGGGCACTCTGGAGAGCAACATCGGCAGTCCGGGGAATCCGGTGGAGTTCCTATCGATGTTTTCGGTGTTCGCCTCACCACTCGTGCTCGGAGTCGGAGCGGTCATACTCGGCGTACACGTCGTTACTCTCTACCGTCGGTACGTTCGTCGGGGAAAACACGAAGAGCTGTCGGCGTACATGACCCTCGAACCGCCGGTACGGTTCATCCTCGTGTACCTCGCATTCGTTCCGCCGTTCTTCCTCTACGCGCTACTAGTTGGCGCGCTCCTGAACGGTGTCCTTCCGCACTGGGGAGTTTACTTGCTATGGGCCGGGTCGTTCCTCGCGTTGAAGCTGTTCCTCGAATGGGGGCGCTTTCGTGCCGAACGGCTCCCCGACCCCGATAGCTACGCCGCGTGGTTCTCGCCTTCGACCCCATCGGAGACCGTTACACTGTCGGGACGGGCGGCTCTCACGTACGTCGTAACGTTCGGCATCCTCCTCTCGTCGTTCTTGTTCGTCGTTTTCCAAAGCTCCGGCTGA